A DNA window from Trypanosoma brucei brucei TREU927 chromosome 11 chr11_scaffold01 genomic scaffold, whole genome shotgun sequence contains the following coding sequences:
- a CDS encoding hypothetical protein, conserved (GPI-Anchor Signal predicted for Tb11.01.2940 by DGPI v2.04 with cleavage site probability 0.21600002 near 304), with translation MERMSLAVVRQLDADHERGGIWYLSGHRDHVLSIAASSHGVFATCDAKGLGLLWKHDTSHSNSDPSHVSRISSEGPAIVAACFPSSTRLCTAQGNGRVGVWDIEASTEVQSLSRLPSRGKSVNWPVINALSAWESDLVAYGGDDGYLVLSSLAVRNPVVSVNLRVPITSVAAAATSLLVGDVLGNIRCFDTRTFKSLYCFQGHRGVVTSVSVKEDASLAVSYGMDDSLALWNALPFSLTTEDRLIHRGEFHQGDTKTLLRCDWATSGAALVPVSDGRVVYLSAPTLDGIRTILPGRHRREPAQCAAFIGDGYAVSSAETEVILQRI, from the coding sequence ATGGAAAGGATGTCTCTCGCGGTGGTGAGACAGCTTGACGCTGACCACGAAAGGGGGGGAATCTGGTATCTTTCCGGACACCGGGACCATGTGCTTTCGATTGCTGCTAGCAGTCATGGTGTGTTCGCGACGTGCGACGCAAAAGGATTGGGTCTGTTATGGAAACACGATACTTCCCATTCTAACAGTGATCCCTCTCATGTCAGCAGGATATCTAGTGAGGGACCGGCTATCGTTGCGGCCTGTTTCCCTTCCAGCACGCGACTTTGTACGGCTCAAGGTAATGGACGGGTTGGCGTATGGGATATCGAAGCCTCCACGGAAGTGCAGTCACTTTCGCGTCTCCCCAGTCGTGGCAAGTCGGTAAATTGGCCGGTTATTAACGCACTTTCGGCGTGGGAGAGCGATCTTGTTGCCTACGGTGGCGATGATGGCTATTTGGTTCTTAGCAGTCTTGCGGTAAGGAATCCTGTTGTGTCAGTGAACCTGCGGGTTCCCATTACATCTGTTGCCGCAGCGGCCACTTCATTGCTTGTTGGTGATGTTCTTGGGAACATTCGTTGCTTTGATACGCGGACATTTAAAAGCCTCTATTGTTTTCAGGGACACCGTGGTGTCGTGACCTCTGTATCGGTGAAGGAAGATGCTTCCTTGGCGGTGTCGTACGGCATGGATGACTCCCTTGCTTTGTGGAATGCGCTGCCCTTTTCACTCACCACAGAGGACCGTTTGATTCACAGGGGAGAATTCCACCAAGGCGACACAAAGACTCTTTTACGCTGTGATTGGGCAACTAGCGGTGCAGCTCTAGTTCCCGTGAGCGATGGTCGTGTTGTGTATCTTAGTGCCCCGACGCTTGATGGTATCAGAACAATACTCCCTGGGCGTCACCGACGGGAGCCGGCACAGTGTGCCGCATTCATTGGGGATGGCTATGCTGTAAGCTCGGCTGAGACCGAGGTAATATTACAGCGAATTTAA